In one window of Pseudomonas sp. IAC-BECa141 DNA:
- a CDS encoding glycosyltransferase has translation MNFILYSDVNDRSISQSLGRPEYSYYFVLKAYRPVLESLGRVHVVSSRAEVDPLYRTLLGAGESSVFLSFTPPQNTPTDLECPTICVIAWEFDSIPDESWDDDPRHDWTQMLARQGRVITLSSHTARAIRRAMGEDFPVLVLPTPLWENFAAIREQPASAPINTGATLAIKGCIFDSRTLGLSADDLLPKPLTAEQLAEIEALRPPPLTVKRRLVIARHYLRLWMLDAGEERVKYLHNWYWEGVQDLLSDSAHAWLEKRFPAIAAPHAVAVAEPPPLDLPDTSSVVEAAVEGVVYVTVFNPKDGRKNWHHLITAFCWAFRETPDATLVLKITQNDLASYYSELMTLLAQLTPFACRVLVMHGYLDDEQYARLYRAASFYVNASRCEGLCLPLMEFMSSGKPVIAPDHTAMEDYIDDTVAFVVQSSEELTIWPQDTRIIYRTLRYRPDWASLKRAYENSYRMAKSQPQDYARMSAAAVERMHDYCAFAPVQRRMADFFGLVPLAADAAPVTDNASC, from the coding sequence ATGAATTTCATTCTCTACTCGGATGTCAACGACCGCTCCATCAGCCAGAGTCTCGGGCGTCCCGAATACAGCTACTACTTTGTGCTCAAGGCCTATCGCCCGGTGCTGGAAAGCCTGGGGCGGGTGCATGTGGTGTCCAGCCGCGCCGAGGTCGATCCACTCTATCGAACACTGCTCGGCGCCGGGGAAAGCAGCGTTTTCCTGTCCTTCACGCCGCCACAAAATACGCCGACCGACCTTGAATGTCCGACGATCTGCGTGATCGCATGGGAGTTCGATTCAATCCCCGATGAGTCGTGGGATGACGATCCGCGCCACGACTGGACGCAGATGCTCGCACGACAGGGACGGGTGATTACGCTGTCGAGCCATACCGCCCGCGCGATCCGCCGCGCCATGGGCGAAGACTTTCCGGTACTCGTGCTGCCGACACCCTTGTGGGAAAACTTCGCCGCCATTCGTGAGCAGCCTGCCAGTGCGCCGATCAATACCGGCGCGACCCTGGCAATCAAGGGCTGCATTTTCGACAGCCGCACGCTGGGACTGTCTGCCGATGACTTGCTGCCAAAACCGCTGACTGCCGAGCAACTGGCTGAAATCGAGGCTCTGCGCCCGCCACCGCTGACGGTCAAACGGCGCCTGGTCATTGCCCGTCATTATCTGCGCCTGTGGATGCTGGACGCGGGTGAAGAACGGGTGAAATACCTGCACAACTGGTACTGGGAAGGTGTGCAGGATCTGCTGTCGGACAGCGCACACGCCTGGCTTGAAAAACGTTTCCCGGCCATCGCCGCGCCGCATGCGGTGGCTGTGGCCGAGCCACCTCCGCTGGATTTGCCGGATACCTCTTCGGTAGTCGAGGCTGCGGTGGAAGGCGTGGTCTATGTCACTGTGTTCAACCCCAAAGACGGCCGCAAGAACTGGCACCATCTGATCACCGCGTTCTGCTGGGCCTTTCGCGAAACGCCTGACGCGACCCTGGTGCTGAAGATTACCCAGAACGATCTGGCGTCCTACTACAGCGAACTGATGACCTTGCTCGCGCAATTGACACCGTTCGCCTGCCGGGTGCTGGTGATGCACGGTTATCTCGACGACGAGCAATACGCGCGGCTTTACCGGGCTGCCAGTTTTTACGTCAACGCCTCACGTTGTGAGGGCTTGTGCCTGCCGCTGATGGAGTTCATGTCCAGCGGCAAACCGGTGATCGCCCCGGACCATACGGCGATGGAAGACTACATCGACGACACGGTGGCCTTCGTCGTGCAGTCCAGCGAAGAGCTGACGATCTGGCCCCAGGACACCCGAATCATCTACCGCACCCTGCGCTATCGGCCCGACTGGGCTTCGCTCAAACGCGCCTATGAGAACAGTTACCGGATGGCCAAGTCGCAGCCGCAGGATTACGCGCGCATGTCCGCCGCTGCTGTCGAACGCATGCACGACTACTGCGCGTTCGCTCCGGTGCAACGGCGCATGGCGGACTTTTTCGGTCTCGTGCCGCTGGCTGCCGATGCCGCCCCCGTGACGGATAACGCCTCATGCTGA
- a CDS encoding GDP-mannose 4,6-dehydratase, with protein sequence MKKSLFITGLSGFVGQHIQSRLHGEDASWQLLPAAAAYDLTKPDSLIDLWPQLPDAVIHLAGQTFVPEAFRDPARTIDINLLGTLNLLQALKTRGFKGTFLYVSSGDVYGQVEEAALPITEQQPPCPRNPYAVSKLSAEFLSLQWGLSEGWPVLVARPFNHIGTGQKDSFVIASAARQINRIKQGLLAPQLEVGDIDVTRDFLDVGDVVSAYFALLEKGTPGQVYNICSGHEQSIRSLIEQLGDLAEVELQLVQDPARMRRADQRRVCGSHQRLARTTGWTPQITTQQSLRAILSDWETRVRQE encoded by the coding sequence TTGAAAAAGAGTCTGTTCATCACGGGCCTCAGCGGGTTCGTAGGACAACACATCCAGTCACGTCTGCATGGGGAAGACGCGTCGTGGCAACTGCTGCCTGCCGCCGCTGCCTATGACCTGACAAAACCGGACAGCCTCATCGATCTGTGGCCGCAGCTGCCCGATGCGGTCATTCACCTGGCTGGCCAGACCTTTGTCCCCGAAGCCTTCCGCGACCCGGCACGTACGATCGACATCAACCTGCTCGGCACCCTGAACCTGTTGCAGGCACTCAAGACCCGTGGCTTCAAGGGCACGTTCCTGTATGTCAGCTCGGGCGACGTCTACGGCCAGGTTGAAGAAGCCGCACTGCCGATCACCGAACAACAACCGCCCTGCCCGCGCAATCCTTATGCCGTGAGCAAGCTGTCGGCCGAATTCCTCAGCCTGCAATGGGGATTGAGCGAAGGCTGGCCGGTGCTGGTGGCGCGTCCGTTCAACCACATCGGCACCGGGCAGAAGGACAGCTTCGTCATCGCCAGCGCCGCACGGCAGATCAATCGCATCAAGCAAGGGCTGCTGGCACCGCAGCTGGAAGTCGGTGACATCGATGTCACCCGCGACTTCCTTGATGTCGGCGACGTGGTCTCGGCCTATTTCGCGCTGCTGGAAAAAGGCACGCCGGGGCAGGTCTACAACATTTGCTCCGGACATGAGCAAAGCATCCGCAGCCTCATCGAACAGCTGGGCGATCTGGCCGAGGTCGAGTTGCAACTGGTTCAGGATCCGGCACGCATGCGCCGCGCCGATCAGCGTCGCGTCTGCGGCAGCCATCAACGGCTGGCCCGGACCACAGGATGGACGCCGCAAATCACTACACAACAATCCCTGCGGGCGATCCTGTCCGACTGGGAGACGCGAGTACGACAAGAATGA
- the gmd gene encoding GDP-mannose 4,6-dehydratase has product MTKSALITGITGQDGAYLARLLLDKGYKVHGLVARRSSDSRWRLREMGVEADIVYLDGDMADACSVQRAVIKSAPDEVYNLAAQSFVAASWDQPVTTGIVDGLGVTHLLEAIRQFSPHTRFYQASTSEMFGLIQAEQQDENTPFYPRSPYGVAKLYGHWITVNYRESFNLHASSGILFNHESPLRGIEFVTRKVTDAAARIKQGKQQELALGNIDAKRDWGFAGDYVEAMWLMLQQDKPDDFVVATGVTTTVREMCRIAFDHVGLNYRDYVKIDPAFFRPAEVEVLLGNPAKAQRVLGWKPKTDLDTLIRMMMDADMKRVAKE; this is encoded by the coding sequence ATGACAAAAAGTGCATTGATCACAGGGATCACCGGCCAGGACGGCGCCTATCTGGCCAGACTGCTGCTCGACAAGGGCTACAAGGTTCACGGCCTGGTGGCACGGCGCAGCAGCGACTCACGCTGGCGCCTGCGCGAGATGGGCGTTGAAGCCGATATCGTTTACCTGGACGGCGACATGGCCGACGCCTGCTCGGTGCAGCGTGCGGTGATCAAATCGGCACCGGACGAGGTGTACAACCTGGCGGCCCAGAGCTTCGTCGCTGCCTCCTGGGATCAACCGGTGACCACCGGCATCGTCGATGGCCTGGGCGTGACTCACTTGCTCGAAGCGATCCGTCAGTTCAGTCCGCACACGCGTTTTTATCAGGCGTCCACCAGCGAGATGTTTGGCCTGATCCAGGCCGAGCAGCAGGACGAAAACACCCCGTTCTACCCGCGCAGCCCTTACGGCGTGGCCAAACTCTACGGCCACTGGATCACCGTCAACTACCGCGAAAGTTTCAATCTGCACGCCAGCAGCGGCATCCTGTTCAACCATGAATCGCCACTGCGTGGCATCGAATTCGTGACCCGCAAGGTCACCGACGCGGCCGCCCGCATCAAGCAGGGCAAACAGCAGGAGCTGGCCCTGGGCAACATCGACGCCAAGCGAGACTGGGGGTTTGCCGGTGACTACGTCGAGGCCATGTGGCTGATGCTGCAACAGGACAAGCCTGACGACTTCGTGGTCGCCACCGGGGTGACCACCACCGTGCGCGAGATGTGCCGCATCGCTTTCGATCACGTCGGCCTCAACTACCGCGACTACGTGAAGATCGACCCGGCGTTCTTCCGCCCGGCCGAAGTCGAAGTGCTGCTCGGCAACCCGGCCAAGGCCCAGCGCGTGCTCGGCTGGAAACCCAAGACCGACCTCGACACCCTGATCCGCATGATGATGGATGCGGACATGAAACGCGTCGCCAAGGAGTAG
- a CDS encoding mannose-1-phosphate guanylyltransferase/mannose-6-phosphate isomerase, translated as MLIPVILSGGAGTRLWPVSREGHPKPFMTLPDGQSLLGKTYRRAAALLDGWGDIVTVTNREYYFQSKDHYQAARLSRHRGHFLLEPTGRNTAPAIAAAALSLQALHGDAAIMVVMPADHLIVNEDALKSAVEHAVNLAKDGYLVTFGVVPTAPETGFGYIETGAPLDAKGAAKVQRFVEKPDLQTATHYLESGNFLWNSGMFCFTTATLIAELELHAPELLEQTRACMAASEPLETTGYLQQELSPQLFAEITDISIDYALMERSEKVVVVPAGFDWSDIGSWGAVAALVPADADNNRASGEAIFIDSRNNFVQSEGRLVAAVGVEDLIVIDTADAVLVAHADRAQDVRRVAKQLKDKSHEAYRLHRTVSRPWGTYTVLEEGPRFKIKRIVVKPGGKLSLQMHHHRNEHWVVVEGMAKVTNNGSGTTLVAKNESTFIAAGHKHRLENPGVIDLVIIEVQSGEYLGEDDIVRFEDQYGRTV; from the coding sequence ATGCTGATCCCCGTGATTCTGTCCGGCGGTGCCGGCACCCGTTTGTGGCCGGTGTCCCGCGAGGGCCATCCCAAGCCATTCATGACCCTGCCCGACGGCCAGTCGCTGCTGGGCAAGACCTACCGCCGCGCCGCCGCGCTGCTGGACGGCTGGGGCGACATCGTCACGGTGACCAATCGCGAATACTACTTCCAGAGCAAGGATCACTATCAGGCCGCGCGCCTTTCACGCCATCGCGGGCACTTCCTGCTTGAACCCACCGGGCGCAACACTGCACCGGCCATCGCGGCGGCGGCACTGTCGCTGCAAGCCTTGCACGGTGATGCAGCGATCATGGTGGTGATGCCCGCCGACCATTTGATCGTCAACGAAGATGCGCTCAAAAGCGCAGTCGAGCACGCGGTCAATCTGGCGAAAGACGGTTATCTGGTGACCTTCGGTGTGGTGCCGACCGCCCCGGAAACCGGCTTCGGCTACATCGAGACCGGCGCCCCGCTGGATGCAAAAGGCGCAGCCAAGGTCCAGCGTTTCGTGGAAAAGCCCGACCTGCAAACCGCCACCCATTACCTGGAAAGCGGCAACTTCCTGTGGAACTCGGGAATGTTCTGCTTCACCACCGCCACCCTGATCGCCGAGCTGGAGCTGCACGCCCCCGAGCTGCTGGAACAGACCCGCGCCTGCATGGCCGCCAGCGAACCGCTGGAAACCACGGGTTACCTGCAACAGGAACTGTCGCCGCAACTGTTCGCCGAGATCACCGACATTTCCATCGACTACGCGTTAATGGAACGCTCCGAGAAAGTCGTGGTGGTGCCCGCCGGTTTCGACTGGAGCGATATCGGTTCGTGGGGCGCAGTCGCCGCGCTGGTGCCGGCCGACGCCGATAACAATCGCGCCAGCGGCGAGGCGATCTTCATCGACAGCCGCAACAACTTCGTTCAAAGCGAAGGCCGGCTGGTGGCCGCAGTAGGTGTTGAAGACCTGATCGTCATCGACACCGCCGACGCCGTGCTGGTGGCCCACGCCGACCGTGCGCAGGATGTGCGGCGGGTGGCCAAACAGCTCAAGGACAAATCTCACGAAGCCTATCGTCTGCATCGCACGGTCAGCCGTCCGTGGGGCACCTACACCGTGCTTGAGGAAGGCCCGCGCTTCAAGATCAAGCGCATCGTGGTCAAACCCGGCGGCAAGCTGTCGTTGCAGATGCACCATCACCGCAATGAACACTGGGTGGTGGTCGAAGGCATGGCCAAGGTCACCAACAACGGCAGCGGCACGACCCTGGTGGCAAAGAACGAATCAACGTTTATCGCCGCCGGTCACAAGCATCGCCTGGAGAACCCCGGCGTCATCGACCTGGTGATCATCGAAGTGCAAAGTGGCGAATACCTGGGAGAGGACGACATCGTCCGCTTCGAAGACCAATACGGCAGGACGGTGTGA
- a CDS encoding ABC transporter permease produces MLLSLYRSLHDYRGFILGSVKREFQARYRNSLFGALWTVLNPLSMIIVYTVIFSHIMRARLPGVDDGTAYSVYLCAGLLTWGLFSEITLRSQNMFLENANLLKKISFPRLCLPVIVLLNAGINFAIIIGLFLGFLLITGRWPGMALLALVPLLALQVLFCAGLGMILGVLNVFFRDVGQLFAICLQFWFWLTPIVYPLSILPEWVQHLLQLNPLTNLIGSYQNLFLYGQWPVWNSLLPIFVIGLLLCAVGLRLFRRRVGEMVDEL; encoded by the coding sequence ATGCTGCTTTCCCTGTACCGCTCGCTGCATGACTACCGGGGTTTCATCCTCGGTAGCGTCAAGCGGGAGTTTCAAGCGCGGTATCGCAATTCGCTGTTCGGCGCGCTGTGGACGGTACTCAACCCGCTGTCGATGATCATCGTGTACACGGTGATCTTTTCCCACATCATGCGCGCCCGTCTGCCCGGCGTGGACGACGGCACGGCCTACAGCGTCTACCTGTGCGCCGGGCTGCTGACCTGGGGCCTGTTCTCGGAAATCACCCTGCGCAGCCAGAACATGTTTCTGGAGAACGCCAACCTGCTGAAGAAAATCAGCTTCCCGCGCCTTTGCCTGCCGGTGATCGTGCTGCTCAATGCCGGGATCAACTTCGCGATCATCATCGGCCTGTTCCTCGGCTTTCTGTTGATCACCGGACGCTGGCCGGGCATGGCCCTGTTGGCACTGGTGCCGCTGCTGGCGCTGCAAGTGCTGTTCTGCGCCGGGCTGGGCATGATCCTCGGCGTGCTCAACGTGTTCTTTCGCGATGTCGGACAGCTATTCGCCATCTGCCTGCAATTCTGGTTCTGGCTGACCCCGATCGTGTACCCGCTGAGCATCCTGCCCGAGTGGGTGCAGCACCTGTTGCAGCTCAATCCGCTGACCAATCTGATCGGCAGTTATCAGAACCTGTTTCTCTACGGTCAGTGGCCGGTGTGGAATTCGCTGCTGCCGATCTTCGTGATCGGCCTGCTGTTGTGTGCGGTCGGCCTGCGCCTGTTTCGCCGGCGGGTCGGCGAAATGGTGGATGAACTCTGA
- a CDS encoding ABC transporter ATP-binding protein → MGYIRVTGLGKAYKQYPTRWSRLAEWLIPFSPMRHRQHWVLQDVNFEIAPGEAVGIVGVNGAGKSTLLKMITGTTQPTCGQIQLEGRVAALLELGMGFHPDFTGRQNAIMAGQLLGMQVEDIEALMPDIERFAEIGEAIDHPVRTYSSGMQMRLAFSVATARRPDILIVDEALSVGDAYFQHKSFDRIRSFRKAGTTLLIVSHDRSAIQSICDSAILLEGGHMVMHDKPEAVMDYYNALLAEREGQTVRQELLDGGQVRTVSGTGEAGILSVRLLDERERSIDAAEVGQPVTLEVEVEIRQDIERLVLGFLIKDRLGQAMYGINTHRQNQALEDLRAGERITYRFAFVMGLGKGNYSVALSLSRLDSHLDRNFEWRDYGLVFHVINNRKEDFVGCSWLGAHTSITRHADNLAERAP, encoded by the coding sequence ATGGGGTACATACGCGTTACCGGCCTGGGCAAGGCCTACAAGCAGTACCCCACTCGCTGGAGTCGCCTGGCCGAATGGCTGATACCGTTTTCGCCAATGCGCCATCGCCAGCACTGGGTGCTGCAAGACGTGAATTTCGAGATCGCCCCCGGCGAAGCGGTGGGCATTGTCGGGGTCAACGGCGCCGGCAAAAGCACCCTGCTGAAAATGATCACCGGCACCACTCAGCCGACCTGCGGCCAGATCCAACTCGAGGGCCGGGTCGCCGCGCTGCTGGAACTGGGCATGGGCTTTCATCCGGACTTCACCGGCCGACAGAACGCAATCATGGCCGGGCAACTGCTGGGCATGCAGGTCGAAGACATCGAAGCACTGATGCCGGACATCGAACGCTTCGCGGAAATCGGCGAGGCCATCGATCACCCGGTGCGCACCTACTCCAGCGGCATGCAGATGCGTCTGGCCTTCAGCGTCGCCACCGCGCGCCGCCCCGACATTCTGATCGTCGACGAAGCACTGTCGGTGGGCGACGCCTACTTTCAGCACAAAAGCTTCGACCGCATCCGCAGCTTCCGCAAGGCCGGCACCACGCTGTTGATCGTGTCCCACGACCGTTCGGCGATCCAGTCGATCTGCGACTCGGCGATCCTGCTCGAGGGCGGCCACATGGTCATGCACGACAAGCCCGAAGCGGTGATGGATTACTACAATGCCCTGCTCGCCGAGCGCGAAGGCCAGACCGTGCGCCAGGAACTGCTCGACGGCGGCCAGGTACGCACCGTGTCCGGCACCGGCGAGGCCGGGATCCTCAGCGTGCGTCTGCTCGATGAACGCGAACGCTCTATCGACGCCGCCGAAGTCGGTCAGCCGGTGACACTGGAAGTCGAGGTGGAGATTCGTCAGGACATCGAACGGCTGGTGCTCGGCTTCCTGATCAAGGATCGCCTGGGCCAGGCCATGTACGGCATCAATACCCACCGCCAGAACCAGGCGCTGGAAGACCTGCGGGCGGGTGAGCGCATCACCTATCGCTTCGCCTTCGTCATGGGCTTGGGCAAGGGCAACTATTCAGTCGCCCTGAGCCTGTCGCGACTGGACTCGCACCTGGACCGCAACTTCGAATGGCGCGACTACGGTCTGGTATTTCACGTAATCAACAACCGCAAGGAAGATTTCGTCGGCTGTTCCTGGCTGGGCGCCCACACGTCGATCACCCGCCATGCGGACAACCTCGCGGAGCGTGCGCCATGA
- a CDS encoding glycosyltransferase family 4 protein, producing the protein MTRLLVECTHVFKHPKVNSGIQRVVRNVIKQLPPSAEGVECVPVVLLKGQLYRVKRLAPLDSPLFNAIVTFGERLERLAHRFWQLHQRLDTRCRTKLARRVLYVGYRLTSFGAFGLPLRLVEQVNRYQMPQRCEPLQHQPGDQLVLLDSSWHSDFFLHAERLKQEGLGLVAVIYDLIPLSHPQFYDTRLVEVYSEWFDWIARNADGFMAISATVRDQVRAELQRRLGSAQVGKRWFDYFHLGSELDLQSVEAGVEPRLQQLFATPEPVFLMVSTIEPRKNHDYLLDAFDHAWANGSKARLCIAGRIGWKCDALLARIRNHPELNRRLFMFNDLSDTSLEHAYAHASALVFPSFIEGFGLPLVEAMQRGLPAMGSDIPVFREIGGEFMAYFDLQSPHSLADLVQTFERSGRFPAARDVSDWQWIGWREASAQLAERTARHVLEAPEVSARQHAHSP; encoded by the coding sequence ATGACCCGCCTGCTGGTCGAATGCACCCACGTCTTCAAACACCCGAAGGTCAATTCGGGGATTCAGCGGGTGGTGCGCAACGTCATCAAACAGCTGCCGCCGAGTGCCGAAGGCGTCGAATGCGTGCCGGTGGTTCTGCTCAAGGGCCAGTTATACCGTGTGAAGCGTCTGGCGCCGCTGGATTCGCCGCTGTTCAATGCCATCGTCACATTTGGCGAACGCCTGGAACGGCTGGCTCATCGTTTCTGGCAGCTGCATCAACGGCTGGACACCCGTTGCCGCACAAAACTGGCACGACGCGTGTTGTACGTCGGCTATCGCCTGACCTCGTTCGGTGCATTCGGGCTACCGCTGCGGCTGGTCGAGCAGGTCAATCGCTATCAAATGCCTCAACGCTGTGAGCCACTGCAACACCAGCCAGGCGATCAACTGGTGCTGCTGGATTCGTCATGGCATTCGGACTTTTTCCTGCATGCCGAGCGCCTCAAACAGGAAGGCCTGGGCCTCGTTGCGGTGATCTACGACCTGATTCCGCTGTCCCATCCGCAGTTCTACGACACGCGGCTGGTCGAGGTGTACAGCGAGTGGTTCGACTGGATCGCCCGCAACGCCGACGGCTTCATGGCGATTTCCGCCACGGTGCGCGATCAGGTGCGGGCAGAACTGCAACGTCGCCTGGGATCGGCGCAAGTCGGCAAACGCTGGTTCGACTACTTTCACCTCGGTTCGGAGCTGGATCTGCAGAGCGTCGAAGCCGGCGTCGAACCACGTTTGCAACAGCTGTTCGCCACACCGGAGCCGGTGTTTCTGATGGTCAGCACCATCGAGCCGCGCAAGAACCACGACTATCTGCTGGATGCCTTCGACCATGCCTGGGCGAACGGCTCGAAAGCTCGCTTGTGCATTGCCGGGCGCATTGGCTGGAAGTGCGACGCGCTGCTTGCGCGGATCCGCAATCATCCCGAACTGAACCGGCGTCTGTTCATGTTCAACGACTTGAGCGACACCAGCCTGGAACACGCTTACGCTCATGCCAGCGCACTGGTGTTTCCGTCGTTCATCGAAGGTTTCGGCCTGCCGCTGGTGGAAGCGATGCAGCGCGGGCTGCCGGCGATGGGCAGTGACATACCGGTGTTCCGCGAGATCGGCGGTGAATTCATGGCGTATTTCGATCTGCAATCGCCGCACAGCCTCGCCGATCTGGTGCAGACCTTTGAACGCAGCGGTCGATTCCCCGCGGCCCGCGATGTGAGCGACTGGCAATGGATCGGCTGGCGCGAAGCCAGCGCGCAACTGGCCGAGCGTACCGCGCGCCATGTGCTGG